From a region of the Arachis ipaensis cultivar K30076 chromosome B09, Araip1.1, whole genome shotgun sequence genome:
- the LOC107616628 gene encoding uncharacterized protein DDB_G0271670, which produces MAIEVCSETPSAGISPRISFSHDLKNTEGAVPVENRHLGSDLCIFDSTGSDFVFCITNSITEQLSSADELFSNGKIVPMEVKRVSNAPREPLPHHRPRPRPRSSSTGGGFTEKKRLKEFLSAESDDAENEEEKPSSKYFWQFKRSSSLNFDTNRGNGLIRSLQFLSRSNSTGSAPIPKQTEPQKQRLQKQCSVSSRRSSSSSSSSSSSTYYFYNSSQKPSLKKSNGSSANGVRISPVLNLPQSYIPKATARFFGIGSLFCNGKTKRKKK; this is translated from the coding sequence ATGGCAATAGAAGTATGCTCTGAGACACCAAGCGCAGGAATCAGCCCTAGAATCTCATTCTCTCATGATCTCAAGAACACAGAAGGTGCTGTCCCCGTGGAGAATCGCCACCTTGGATCAGACCTCTGCATCTTTGACTCAACCGGCTCCGATTTCGTGTTCTGCATCACAAATTCCATAACAGAACAACTCTCTTCAGCCGATGAGCTTTTCTCCAATGGCAAGATTGTTCCAATGGAAGTGAAGCGAGTTTCAAATGCCCCACGTGAACCCTTACCCCATCATCGACCTCGTCCTCGTCCTCGTTCTTCAAGCACTGGAGGAGGATTCACAGAGAAGAAGAGGCTCAAGGAGTTCTTATCCGCAGAATCCGATGATGCAGAGAACGAAGAAGAGAAGCCATCTTCAAAGTATTTCTGGCAATTCAAGAGAAGTAGCAGCTTGAATTTCGATACGAATCGTGGGAATGGGTTAATTCGTTCGCTGCAGTTTCTATCACGAAGCAACTCAACTGGTTCTGCTCCGATTCCGAAGCAAACAGAGCCACAGAAACAGAGGTTGCAGAAACAGTGCTCTGTTTCGAGCCGAAggtcttcatcttcatcatcttcttccagTTCAAGTACATATTATTTCTATAATTCTTCTCAGAAACCTTCATTAAAGAAAAGTAATGGATCTTCTGCTAATGGTGTTAGAATTAGTCCTGTTTTGAATCTACCACAATCATATATCCCAAAAGCAACTGCAAGATTCTTCGGAATTGGTTCACTCTTCTGTAATGGAAAGActaaaaggaagaagaaataa